One stretch of Methylopila sp. 73B DNA includes these proteins:
- a CDS encoding SDR family NAD(P)-dependent oxidoreductase, with amino-acid sequence MSYAMIDPKTLVVLVTGATSGFGEALARRYVAEGAKVVATGRRVERLDALKAELGDALHVAALDVRDLPATEALLEGLPDAFKNVNVVIANAGLALGLGPAQTADIADWHTMIDTNVTGFVNTVRAALPGLIARGGGHIVTIGSVAGDYPYPGGNVYAGTKAFVKQFALALRSDVQGKKVRVTNIEPGMVETEFSLTRFKGDADKASNVYAGMEGMTADDVAETIFWTTTLPRHVNINRLQVMPTQQAFSAFDVNRG; translated from the coding sequence ATGTCCTACGCCATGATCGACCCCAAGACCCTCGTCGTGCTCGTCACCGGGGCGACCTCCGGCTTCGGCGAGGCGCTGGCGCGCCGTTACGTGGCGGAGGGCGCCAAGGTGGTGGCCACGGGGCGGCGCGTCGAGCGGCTCGACGCGCTCAAGGCGGAGCTCGGCGACGCGCTGCACGTCGCGGCCCTCGACGTCCGCGATCTGCCGGCGACCGAAGCATTGCTCGAAGGCCTTCCGGACGCGTTCAAGAACGTCAACGTGGTGATCGCCAACGCCGGCCTCGCGCTTGGCCTCGGCCCGGCGCAGACCGCGGACATCGCGGACTGGCACACGATGATCGACACCAACGTCACCGGCTTCGTGAACACCGTGCGGGCCGCGTTGCCGGGCTTGATCGCGCGCGGCGGCGGCCACATCGTCACCATCGGCTCGGTCGCGGGCGACTACCCCTATCCGGGCGGCAACGTCTACGCCGGCACCAAGGCCTTCGTGAAGCAGTTCGCGCTCGCGCTGCGCTCCGACGTGCAGGGCAAGAAGGTGCGCGTCACCAACATCGAGCCCGGCATGGTGGAGACCGAGTTCTCGCTCACCCGGTTCAAGGGCGACGCCGACAAGGCGTCGAACGTCTACGCCGGGATGGAGGGCATGACCGCGGACGACGTCGCCGAGACGATCTTCTGGACGACGACGCTGCCGCGCCACGTCAACATCAACCGGCTGCAGGTCATGCCGACGCAGCAGGCCTTCTCCGCCTTCGACGTCAATCGGGGGTGA
- the ureG gene encoding urease accessory protein UreG → MTASPHGPLRVGVGGPVGSGKTALMDALCKSLRDRVNLAAITNDIYTKEDAEFLTRSGALAPERILGVETGGCPHTAIREDASINLAAVDDLVARFPGLELILIESGGDNLAATFSPELADLTIYVIDVSAGDKIPRKGGPGVTRSDLLVINKIDLAPMVGASLEVMDRDATAQRRGKPFVFANMKTGQGLDRVLRFIAEAGGLSRAAA, encoded by the coding sequence ATGACCGCATCCCCCCACGGCCCGCTGCGCGTCGGCGTCGGCGGCCCGGTCGGCTCCGGCAAGACCGCGCTGATGGACGCGCTCTGCAAGAGCTTGCGCGACCGGGTGAACCTCGCGGCGATCACCAACGACATCTACACCAAGGAGGACGCCGAGTTCCTCACCCGCTCGGGCGCGCTCGCGCCCGAGCGCATCCTCGGCGTCGAGACCGGCGGCTGCCCGCACACCGCGATCCGGGAGGACGCCTCGATCAACCTCGCCGCCGTCGACGACCTCGTGGCGCGGTTTCCGGGGCTGGAGCTGATTCTGATCGAAAGCGGCGGCGACAACCTCGCGGCGACGTTCTCGCCGGAGCTCGCCGACCTGACGATCTACGTCATCGACGTCTCGGCCGGCGACAAGATCCCGCGCAAGGGCGGCCCGGGCGTGACGCGCTCCGACCTGCTGGTGATCAACAAGATCGACCTCGCGCCCATGGTCGGCGCCAGCCTCGAGGTGATGGACCGCGACGCGACCGCCCAGCGGCGGGGCAAGCCCTTCGTGTTCGCCAACATGAAGACGGGGCAGGGGCTCGACCGCGTGCTGCGCTTCATCGCGGAAGCCGGCGGGCTCTCCCGCGCCGCGGCGTAG
- a CDS encoding urease accessory protein UreE: MIRAVSVLRRAAVRPERTVDVVTLDHEGRQRRRIALACEGGLDVLLDLEKPAALEDGDALTLEDGRLVLVRAAAQPLLAITAASPLRLARLAWHVGNRHTPAEIREDAIYIEPDHVLADMARGLGATVTEVTRPFTPERGAYHAHGHG; encoded by the coding sequence ATGATCCGCGCCGTCTCCGTTCTCCGCCGCGCCGCCGTGCGCCCCGAGCGGACCGTGGACGTCGTGACGCTCGATCATGAGGGTCGCCAGCGCCGCCGCATCGCGCTCGCCTGCGAGGGCGGGCTCGACGTGCTGCTCGACCTCGAAAAACCCGCCGCCCTGGAAGACGGCGACGCGCTCACGCTGGAGGACGGACGGCTCGTGCTGGTGAGGGCCGCGGCCCAGCCGCTGCTCGCGATCACCGCCGCGTCGCCGCTCCGCCTTGCGCGGCTCGCCTGGCACGTCGGCAACCGCCACACGCCGGCGGAGATCCGCGAGGACGCGATCTACATCGAGCCGGACCACGTGCTGGCCGACATGGCGCGCGGGCTCGGCGCCACGGTGACGGAGGTCACGCGTCCCTTCACCCCGGAACGCGGCGCCTACCACGCCCACGGCCACGGTTAG
- a CDS encoding DUF2189 domain-containing protein gives MTGAIRNPLQWGVDGLGESVEAFGAANHSLRRPATEYETTRPRVRRIGLGDLGIALRLGLDDFLAARTDVLFIGLIYPLAGLMLWAMTLHENMIPLLFPLTAGFALMGPFLALGLYELSRRREAGEIATWEAAMGAFATPSGGAILRLGLILTALFAAWLLTAMAIYASVYGWETPTSLRAFAEDVLGTRRGGELILYGCGAGFLFALAALSISVISFPLLLDRKLRVRTAVAASVRAVAKNPVPMLAWGALVAALLVLGSLPLLMGLILVLPILGHSTWHLYRRVIV, from the coding sequence ATGACCGGAGCCATCCGGAATCCCCTGCAATGGGGCGTCGACGGACTGGGCGAAAGCGTCGAGGCCTTCGGGGCCGCCAACCACAGCCTGCGACGACCCGCGACGGAGTACGAGACCACGCGGCCGCGCGTGCGCCGGATCGGCCTCGGCGATCTCGGGATCGCGCTCCGCCTTGGGCTCGACGACTTCCTCGCGGCGCGCACCGACGTGCTTTTCATCGGGCTGATCTACCCGCTCGCGGGCCTGATGCTCTGGGCGATGACGCTGCACGAGAACATGATCCCGCTGCTGTTCCCGCTGACCGCGGGCTTCGCGCTGATGGGGCCGTTCCTCGCGCTCGGGCTCTACGAGCTCAGCCGGCGCCGCGAGGCGGGCGAGATCGCCACATGGGAAGCGGCGATGGGCGCCTTCGCGACGCCCTCGGGCGGCGCGATCCTCAGGCTCGGGCTGATCCTCACCGCGCTGTTCGCGGCCTGGCTGCTGACGGCGATGGCGATCTACGCCAGCGTCTACGGGTGGGAGACGCCGACCTCGCTCCGCGCCTTCGCGGAAGACGTGCTCGGCACCCGCCGCGGCGGGGAGCTCATCCTCTACGGCTGCGGCGCCGGCTTCCTGTTCGCGCTCGCGGCGCTGTCCATCAGCGTGATCTCGTTCCCGCTGCTGCTCGATCGCAAGCTCCGCGTCCGCACCGCGGTCGCCGCCTCGGTGCGCGCGGTGGCGAAGAACCCGGTTCCCATGCTCGCCTGGGGCGCGCTGGTGGCGGCTCTGCTCGTGCTCGGGTCGTTGCCGCTGCTGATGGGGCTGATCCTGGTGCTCCCGATCCTCGGACACTCGACCTGGCACCTCTACCGCCGGGTCATCGTCTGA
- a CDS encoding urease accessory protein UreF — translation MPRSEHAARLDDPAEGSASPLPGGERSQGAGLAGEGASSPRTDEAPPHPALRADLSPPGRGDGAHADIRLPGADAGLLKLLTWLSPAFPIGAFSYSHGLEWAVEIGDVTTRAALVDWLDALLAHGGLGSDAVFFARAHDAVAEGDAAGLAAVAELAAAFQPSRERRLESFAQGTAFLTAIRASAPTSALDLAQGWDGPVAYSVAVALASAGHGLPRDPALAAFLHAGVANLISAAVRLVPLGQTDGLRALAALEPAVLAAAGRAARTPLDDVSGAAFRSDIASMRHETQRTRLFRT, via the coding sequence ATGCCGAGGTCGGAACACGCCGCGCGGCTCGACGACCCCGCAGAGGGCTCCGCTTCACCTCTCCCCGGCGGGGAGAGGTCGCAAGGCGCAGGCCTTGCGGGTGAGGGGGCTTCAAGCCCACGGACGGACGAGGCTCCCCCTCACCCGGCCCTGCGGGCCGACCTCTCCCCGCCGGGGAGAGGTGACGGCGCGCACGCCGACATCCGCCTTCCTGGGGCCGACGCCGGCCTCCTGAAGCTGCTCACCTGGCTGTCGCCGGCCTTCCCGATCGGCGCCTTCTCCTACAGCCACGGGCTGGAGTGGGCGGTCGAGATCGGCGACGTCACGACGCGCGCGGCGCTTGTCGACTGGCTCGACGCGCTGCTCGCGCACGGCGGGCTCGGGTCCGACGCCGTGTTCTTCGCCCGCGCCCATGACGCGGTCGCCGAAGGCGACGCCGCGGGGCTCGCCGCCGTGGCCGAGCTTGCGGCGGCGTTCCAGCCGTCGCGCGAACGGCGGCTCGAGAGCTTCGCGCAAGGGACCGCGTTCCTCACCGCGATCCGCGCCTCGGCGCCGACCTCAGCGCTCGATCTCGCCCAGGGCTGGGACGGTCCGGTCGCCTATTCCGTCGCGGTGGCGCTTGCGAGCGCCGGTCACGGCCTGCCGCGCGATCCCGCGCTTGCGGCCTTCCTGCACGCGGGCGTCGCGAACCTGATCTCCGCCGCGGTGCGGCTGGTGCCGCTCGGCCAGACCGACGGACTCCGGGCGCTCGCGGCGCTGGAGCCGGCGGTGCTTGCCGCCGCCGGCCGTGCGGCGCGCACCCCGCTCGACGATGTCTCGGGCGCGGCGTTCCGCTCCGACATCGCGTCCATGCGCCACGAAACCCAACGCACGAGGCTGTTCCGCACATGA
- a CDS encoding sorbosone dehydrogenase family protein, protein MLPHSKALLLSAACLSLAACGEEASVPLEKTYGPNPVLSQPKQSWIPTVKVADAKGWPEGKTPKAAPGFTVTAFADGLDHPRWLYKLPNGDILVAESNAPPKDESAGQKSLFARAKDAVAGLVKNQAGAGVESPNKIMLLRDADGDGKAEVKTVFMKDLMSPFGMALIGDRLYVANADALVAVQYANGATEITAKPEKVVDLPGGPINHHWTKNVIASKDGAKLYVTVGSNSNVAENGMEHETNRAAILEVDPAAKTSRLFASGLRNPNGLAWNPEDGRLWTAVNERDEIGSDLVPDYMTSVQDGGFYGWPYSWYGQHVDERVQPQQPALVAKAIKPDYALGPHTASLGLTFAEGTALPEAFRNGAFVGQHGSWNRNPPSGYKVIFVPFSGGNPAGEPKDVLTEFMTDGTAWGRPVGVAFDKTGALLVSDDVGNKVWRVTAGAATASR, encoded by the coding sequence ATGCTTCCCCATTCCAAAGCCCTTCTGCTGTCCGCCGCGTGCCTGTCGCTTGCGGCCTGCGGGGAGGAGGCGTCGGTTCCACTGGAGAAGACCTACGGGCCCAATCCGGTGCTCTCCCAGCCGAAGCAGAGCTGGATTCCGACCGTGAAGGTGGCGGACGCCAAGGGGTGGCCCGAGGGCAAGACGCCGAAGGCCGCGCCGGGCTTCACCGTGACCGCCTTCGCCGACGGGCTCGATCACCCGCGCTGGCTCTACAAGCTGCCGAACGGCGACATTCTCGTCGCGGAGTCGAACGCGCCGCCCAAGGACGAGAGCGCTGGACAGAAGAGCCTGTTCGCGCGGGCGAAGGACGCGGTCGCCGGCCTCGTCAAGAACCAGGCCGGCGCAGGCGTCGAGAGCCCCAACAAGATCATGCTGCTGCGCGACGCGGACGGCGACGGCAAGGCCGAGGTGAAGACGGTCTTCATGAAGGACCTGATGTCGCCCTTCGGCATGGCGCTGATCGGCGACCGGCTCTACGTGGCGAACGCCGACGCGCTGGTGGCGGTGCAGTACGCCAACGGCGCGACCGAGATCACGGCCAAGCCGGAGAAGGTCGTGGACCTGCCGGGCGGCCCAATCAACCATCATTGGACCAAGAACGTCATCGCCTCCAAGGACGGCGCGAAGCTTTATGTGACGGTCGGCTCCAACTCCAACGTCGCCGAAAACGGCATGGAGCACGAAACCAACCGCGCGGCGATCCTCGAGGTCGATCCCGCGGCCAAAACCTCGCGTCTGTTCGCCTCCGGCCTGCGCAACCCCAACGGGCTCGCCTGGAACCCGGAGGACGGACGTCTCTGGACCGCCGTCAACGAGCGCGACGAGATCGGCTCCGATCTCGTGCCGGACTACATGACCTCAGTGCAGGACGGCGGCTTCTACGGCTGGCCCTACAGCTGGTACGGCCAGCACGTGGACGAGCGGGTGCAGCCGCAGCAGCCGGCGCTGGTCGCCAAGGCGATCAAGCCGGACTACGCGCTCGGGCCGCACACCGCCTCGCTCGGCCTGACCTTCGCCGAAGGAACCGCGTTGCCGGAGGCCTTCCGCAACGGCGCCTTCGTCGGCCAGCACGGGTCGTGGAACCGGAACCCGCCGTCCGGGTACAAGGTGATCTTCGTGCCGTTCTCGGGCGGCAACCCGGCCGGCGAACCCAAAGACGTGCTGACCGAGTTCATGACGGACGGCACCGCCTGGGGCCGGCCGGTCGGCGTCGCCTTCGACAAGACGGGCGCTCTTCTCGTGTCCGACGATGTCGGAAACAAGGTCTGGCGCGTGACGGCTGGCGCCGCGACAGCCTCCCGCTAA
- a CDS encoding diguanylate cyclase — translation MALICVYGGLAYATLVFGRQMGVVVVWPATAIAIGMLIVWGRPRPWPEIAAIGLANAAAHYALDGELILSAVLGVANASTVLATCLGLSWTKVGTGAPSTVRKVVRLFFVAAAAPIPGALIGGVATASVQTVADPFHATIAWWLVEAVNFILLVPPFLFWRIRRERLAARLGGWDTRRTDARRRRLRRLELGAACLALAVAGVLVPITGTLALIELSATVLLWFALRFGVFATALTASVFAICVTGAAFFDFWPDVTDLNRSSVLLPLQAMLALTTVPALLVAVIMSERRRELAALDRDAQRLSFALEGANDGLWDWHVPTAEGFFSPRACRMFGYEPEEFNGSSAWDALVHPDDLAKARAAFDAHAEGETAFYEAEMRCRHKNGDWVWVLDRGKIVERDAEGHAVRAVGTLTDISERKNLEQALEHLATHDPLTGLANRGVFERGLLRAAARLDRMGGRIAVVLIDLDHFKQVNDTFGHAAGDALLQETAIRLRTAARADDLVARLGGDEFAVIASGQTAAEFDSLAERLCAVLAETVFGGGFEVTPSVSIGVAVAGVGAQVDDDLVVRADRALYAAKKAGRGTWRFFGGAGRVA, via the coding sequence GTGGCGCTGATATGCGTCTACGGCGGTCTCGCCTACGCCACGTTGGTGTTCGGACGCCAGATGGGCGTCGTCGTGGTGTGGCCCGCGACGGCGATCGCCATCGGCATGCTCATCGTCTGGGGCCGCCCCCGCCCGTGGCCGGAGATCGCCGCGATCGGTCTCGCCAACGCGGCGGCCCATTACGCGCTCGACGGCGAGCTGATCCTCTCCGCCGTCCTCGGCGTCGCGAACGCGTCGACCGTGCTGGCGACATGCCTCGGCCTGTCTTGGACGAAGGTCGGGACAGGGGCGCCCTCGACGGTGCGCAAGGTGGTGCGCCTGTTCTTCGTCGCCGCCGCGGCGCCGATTCCCGGCGCGTTGATCGGCGGCGTCGCGACGGCCTCGGTCCAGACGGTCGCGGATCCCTTCCACGCCACAATAGCCTGGTGGCTGGTGGAGGCGGTGAACTTCATCCTGCTTGTGCCGCCTTTCCTGTTCTGGCGCATCCGGCGCGAGCGGCTCGCCGCCCGGCTCGGGGGGTGGGATACCCGGCGAACGGATGCGCGACGTCGGCGGCTGCGCAGGCTGGAGCTCGGCGCGGCGTGTCTCGCGCTCGCCGTCGCCGGCGTGCTCGTGCCGATTACGGGCACCCTGGCGCTGATCGAACTCAGCGCGACCGTGCTGCTGTGGTTCGCGCTGCGCTTCGGCGTGTTCGCCACCGCGCTCACCGCGTCCGTTTTCGCGATCTGCGTCACTGGCGCGGCGTTCTTCGACTTCTGGCCCGACGTCACGGACCTGAACCGCTCCTCCGTCCTTCTACCGCTTCAGGCCATGCTGGCGCTCACCACCGTCCCCGCCCTGCTGGTCGCCGTCATCATGTCGGAGCGCCGGCGCGAGCTCGCGGCGCTGGATCGGGACGCGCAGCGCCTGTCCTTCGCGCTCGAAGGCGCGAACGACGGTCTGTGGGATTGGCACGTGCCGACCGCCGAGGGGTTTTTCAGCCCCAGGGCGTGCCGGATGTTCGGCTATGAGCCGGAGGAGTTCAACGGCTCGAGCGCCTGGGACGCGCTGGTCCACCCCGACGATCTGGCGAAGGCGCGGGCCGCGTTCGACGCCCATGCGGAGGGCGAGACCGCGTTCTACGAGGCTGAGATGCGGTGCCGCCACAAGAACGGCGACTGGGTCTGGGTGCTCGATCGCGGCAAGATCGTCGAGCGCGACGCTGAGGGACATGCGGTGCGCGCGGTCGGCACCCTCACGGACATTTCGGAGCGCAAGAACCTCGAGCAGGCGCTCGAGCATCTCGCGACCCACGACCCTCTCACCGGCCTCGCGAACCGCGGCGTGTTCGAACGCGGCCTCCTGCGCGCCGCCGCGCGGCTTGACCGCATGGGCGGCCGCATCGCAGTGGTGCTGATCGACCTCGATCACTTCAAGCAGGTGAACGACACCTTCGGCCACGCCGCCGGCGACGCGCTGCTGCAGGAGACGGCGATCCGCCTGCGCACCGCCGCCCGCGCGGACGACCTCGTCGCGCGCCTTGGCGGCGACGAGTTCGCGGTCATCGCGTCCGGCCAGACGGCGGCGGAGTTCGACTCGCTGGCGGAGCGCCTCTGCGCCGTGCTCGCGGAGACCGTCTTCGGCGGCGGCTTCGAGGTGACGCCGAGCGTCTCGATCGGCGTGGCGGTCGCGGGCGTCGGGGCGCAGGTGGACGACGACCTCGTGGTCCGCGCCGACCGCGCGCTCTACGCGGCGAAGAAGGCGGGCCGCGGCACCTGGCGGTTCTTCGGCGGGGCGGGACGGGTCGCTTGA